In Halorientalis sp. LT38, a genomic segment contains:
- a CDS encoding PhoU domain-containing protein yields METRKVQVTGGSTFTVSLPKEWATTNDVSAGSVVEFHAEGDSLLLSPKQGEERTEGTLDVSGLEGDQLVRAVMTMYVSGFDIITLETPRVSAQQRRRIRQATQGLVGLEVIEETSERVVLQDLLDSSELSVHNAITRMRLVALTMLSDAVDALVENDDDLADDVMERDDDVDRLWYMISRVFRSVLRDPTAASEIGLPRETCFDYQSSARQLERIADHATKIARLALEIDEIPAEICDGLYQLREEALAVPEAAMDALLEDDPEEATRLATEARSRIRPIDDSAREIDDRIHQLDSQTAQVLGLVVDSLSRTADYGGNIAESALQKAAPRP; encoded by the coding sequence ATGGAGACGCGCAAGGTCCAGGTGACGGGCGGGTCGACGTTCACCGTGTCGCTGCCGAAGGAGTGGGCGACGACGAACGACGTGAGCGCGGGCAGCGTCGTCGAATTCCACGCCGAGGGCGACTCCCTGTTGCTCTCGCCCAAGCAGGGCGAGGAGCGGACGGAGGGGACGCTCGACGTGAGCGGCCTGGAGGGCGACCAGCTCGTGCGCGCCGTGATGACGATGTACGTCAGCGGGTTCGACATCATCACCCTCGAGACGCCGCGGGTCAGCGCCCAGCAGCGCCGGCGAATTCGCCAGGCGACGCAGGGACTCGTCGGCCTGGAGGTCATCGAGGAGACCAGCGAGCGGGTCGTGTTGCAGGACCTGCTCGACTCCTCGGAGCTGTCGGTCCACAACGCCATCACGCGCATGCGCCTGGTCGCGCTGACGATGCTCTCCGACGCCGTGGACGCGCTCGTCGAGAACGACGACGACCTGGCCGACGACGTGATGGAGCGCGACGACGACGTCGACCGCCTCTGGTACATGATCTCCCGGGTGTTCCGCTCGGTGCTCCGGGACCCGACGGCGGCCTCGGAGATCGGGCTGCCACGGGAGACCTGTTTCGACTACCAGTCCAGCGCCCGGCAACTCGAACGGATCGCGGACCACGCGACCAAGATCGCCCGGCTCGCCCTGGAGATCGACGAGATCCCCGCGGAGATCTGCGACGGCCTCTACCAGCTCCGCGAGGAGGCGCTCGCGGTCCCCGAAGCCGCGATGGACGCCCTCCTCGAGGACGACCCCGAGGAGGCGACCCGGCTGGCTACCGAGGCCCGCTCGCGCATCAGGCCGATCGACGACAGCGCGCGGGAGATCGACGACCGCATTCACCAGCTCGACTCCCAGACGGCGCAGGTGCTGGGGCTCGTTGTCGACTCGCTGTCCCGAACCGCCGACTACGGGGGCAACATCGCCGAAAGCGCGCTGCAGAAGGCCGCACCGCGACCCTGA
- a CDS encoding PstS family phosphate ABC transporter substrate-binding protein has translation MMTHESRSVSRRKFVAGVGAAGALALAGCQDTGGSGGLSGEVVITGSSTVFPVSNRMAEDFMAEHENVNVTTDSTGSGGGFENHFCPGNADINGASRPIKDSEVSNCSDNGVEPIEFQVASDALTVAVNNDHPVDCMTFDELSQIWREDRVTQWSDVRDDLPDEDIKLFGPANTSGTYDWFNENVVGESYDHTADHQATEDDNTIVQGIEDNKWAIGYFGYAYYNENSDRVKALEIEASEGDGCTEPSLPNAKDGSYPMARPLFIYANRESIQREEVHEFLSFYLENAETDVVEDIGYVPSSQDLRDQNLSKLEENYEG, from the coding sequence ATGATGACACACGAGTCAAGATCGGTGTCGCGTCGGAAGTTCGTGGCAGGTGTCGGGGCGGCAGGTGCACTCGCGCTGGCTGGCTGTCAGGACACGGGAGGCAGCGGTGGCCTGTCGGGTGAAGTCGTCATCACGGGGAGCAGCACGGTGTTCCCCGTCTCCAATCGGATGGCCGAGGACTTCATGGCGGAGCACGAGAACGTGAACGTCACCACGGATTCGACGGGTAGCGGCGGCGGGTTCGAGAACCACTTCTGTCCCGGGAACGCCGACATCAACGGTGCGTCCCGACCGATCAAGGACAGCGAGGTGAGCAACTGCAGCGACAACGGCGTCGAGCCGATCGAGTTCCAGGTCGCGAGCGACGCGCTCACGGTGGCCGTCAACAACGACCACCCGGTCGACTGCATGACCTTCGACGAGCTGTCCCAGATCTGGCGGGAGGATCGCGTGACTCAGTGGTCGGACGTCCGCGACGACCTGCCGGACGAGGACATCAAGCTGTTCGGTCCGGCCAACACGTCCGGAACGTACGACTGGTTCAACGAGAACGTCGTCGGTGAGAGCTACGATCACACGGCAGACCACCAGGCGACCGAGGACGACAACACGATCGTTCAGGGGATCGAGGACAACAAGTGGGCGATCGGATACTTCGGCTACGCGTACTACAACGAGAACAGCGACCGCGTGAAGGCCCTCGAAATCGAGGCGTCCGAGGGCGACGGCTGTACCGAACCCAGCCTGCCGAACGCCAAGGACGGGTCCTACCCGATGGCGCGACCGCTCTTTATCTACGCGAACCGGGAGTCGATCCAGCGCGAGGAAGTCCACGAGTTCCTCAGCTTCTATCTCGAGAACGCCGAGACCGACGTGGTCGAGGATATCGGGTACGTGCCCTCCAGCCAGGACCTCCGGGACCAGAACCTCAGTAAACTCGAAGAGAACTACGAGGGGTAA
- the pstC gene encoding phosphate ABC transporter permease subunit PstC: protein MSTDTQPDITSRPTGRAARERLYHAVFFLCAFLSVVVTVSIIFLLARDAIGFFSVVSPAEFFLGTEFVASKGQFGVLPLVSGTVLVTVISALIAIPIGVAAAVYLSEYASDRMRSILKPGLEILAGIPTVVYGFFALVYVTPFLRVVGIPVATFNVLAASLMVGIMIIPMVSSLSEDAMSAVPDSLRQAGYGLGATKFDVTIRVVIPAALSGIISSFILALSRAIGETMIVAVAMGLSPQMFDPSDPLGNVLGNGQTMTSKMVQVVGSELAGSGPGYKSLFAIGITLFAITFLMNLISDRIAARYKEEYE from the coding sequence ATGAGCACCGATACACAACCGGACATCACGTCGCGGCCGACCGGTCGCGCCGCCAGAGAGCGGCTCTATCACGCGGTGTTTTTCCTCTGTGCGTTTCTCTCGGTAGTGGTCACGGTCAGCATCATCTTCCTGCTGGCCCGCGACGCGATCGGCTTTTTCAGTGTCGTCTCGCCGGCCGAATTCTTCCTCGGGACGGAGTTCGTCGCCTCGAAGGGGCAGTTCGGCGTGTTACCACTGGTCTCGGGCACGGTGCTCGTGACCGTAATCTCGGCGCTGATCGCGATCCCGATCGGCGTCGCGGCCGCCGTCTACCTCAGCGAGTACGCCAGCGACCGGATGCGATCTATCCTCAAGCCGGGGCTGGAGATCCTCGCCGGGATTCCGACCGTCGTCTACGGCTTTTTCGCGCTCGTGTACGTGACGCCGTTCCTCAGAGTGGTCGGGATTCCGGTCGCCACGTTCAACGTCCTGGCCGCGTCGCTGATGGTCGGCATCATGATCATCCCGATGGTGTCGAGCCTCAGCGAGGACGCGATGAGCGCCGTGCCCGACTCCCTCCGGCAGGCCGGCTACGGCCTCGGCGCGACGAAGTTCGACGTGACGATTCGGGTCGTCATCCCGGCCGCACTCTCGGGGATCATCTCCTCGTTCATCCTCGCCCTCTCCCGGGCCATCGGCGAGACGATGATCGTCGCCGTCGCGATGGGGCTGTCCCCGCAGATGTTCGATCCGAGCGATCCGCTCGGGAACGTCCTCGGCAACGGACAGACGATGACCTCGAAGATGGTCCAGGTCGTGGGCTCCGAGCTCGCCGGGAGCGGCCCGGGGTACAAGAGCCTCTTCGCGATCGGCATCACGCTCTTTGCGATCACCTTCCTCATGAACCTCATCAGCGACCGGATCGCGGCACGGTACAAGGAGGAGTACGAATGA
- the pstA gene encoding phosphate ABC transporter permease PstA: protein MATDVDSTQSIDEQVSRARGLIFEAVCFSATSIALLAVGVLLLYVTNDAVRPLSADPGWHLVYLLTLVVPTTGFGLWLSRREGAAGRVAYTSLGVVLVGLFLAGGLFILFVEILPVGEWFALVVGLALTAAAALAHRRYRSPAKGERNAVTLAALLVTTLGVPPGAAVLGLPFKIPSLRGLIASSPVLPLDWIMLVPSLVVPVAAVVGLYVRRRRESDRDGAVAAGAIVAGSLLGIGLGPLVGLGADGWMILFTATAVPVGLYAESVVRRRRGVIGLSFPLVIAVGVVLGAVITQQLGFAGPETWLDWSFLTSATSTRPEQAGIYPAMVGSIMLLIVIIVSTFPVGVGAAIYLEEYAPQSGWLGRLVTLIEINIGNLAGVPSIVYGLLGLALFIRIFQMPTGSVIVGGLAVGLLILPIVIISAQEAIRSVPDSMREASYGMGATRWQTVRNVVLPEALPGILTGTILAFGRAIGETAPLLMIGMAASVRLPPNGFFSKSGAMPRQIFTWSRQFQSEFLNGVLPAGVVVLLVVLLVMNGTAIIIRNRYQRRT, encoded by the coding sequence ATGGCGACGGACGTGGACTCGACGCAGTCCATCGACGAGCAGGTAAGCCGCGCGCGCGGCCTGATATTCGAGGCCGTCTGTTTCTCGGCGACGTCGATCGCGCTGCTGGCCGTCGGCGTGCTCCTGTTGTACGTGACCAACGACGCCGTTCGACCGCTCTCGGCCGATCCGGGCTGGCATCTGGTGTACCTCCTGACGCTCGTCGTCCCGACGACGGGGTTCGGGCTCTGGCTGTCCCGTCGCGAAGGGGCGGCCGGTCGCGTGGCGTACACGTCGCTCGGGGTGGTCCTCGTCGGCCTCTTCCTCGCCGGCGGCCTGTTCATCCTCTTCGTCGAAATCCTCCCGGTCGGCGAGTGGTTCGCCCTCGTCGTCGGATTGGCACTGACCGCCGCGGCCGCCCTCGCACACCGTCGCTATCGGTCGCCCGCGAAGGGCGAACGGAACGCCGTCACCCTCGCGGCCCTGCTGGTGACGACGCTCGGCGTCCCGCCCGGTGCAGCAGTGCTCGGGCTCCCCTTCAAGATCCCGAGCCTCCGGGGCCTGATCGCGTCGTCGCCGGTCCTGCCGCTCGACTGGATCATGCTCGTCCCGTCGCTGGTCGTCCCCGTTGCAGCCGTCGTCGGCCTGTACGTCCGCCGACGGCGCGAGAGCGATCGTGACGGGGCCGTCGCTGCCGGTGCCATCGTCGCGGGATCGCTGCTCGGCATCGGCCTCGGACCGCTCGTCGGACTCGGTGCCGACGGCTGGATGATCCTGTTCACCGCGACGGCCGTCCCGGTGGGCCTGTACGCCGAGAGCGTCGTTCGCCGTCGGCGTGGCGTGATCGGGCTCTCCTTCCCGCTCGTGATCGCCGTCGGCGTCGTACTCGGTGCCGTGATCACCCAGCAGCTCGGGTTCGCCGGTCCCGAGACGTGGCTCGACTGGAGTTTCCTCACCAGTGCGACCTCGACGCGGCCCGAACAGGCCGGGATCTACCCGGCGATGGTCGGCTCGATCATGCTGTTGATCGTCATCATCGTCTCGACGTTCCCGGTCGGCGTCGGTGCAGCGATCTACCTGGAGGAGTACGCGCCCCAGTCGGGCTGGCTCGGTCGGCTGGTGACGTTGATCGAGATCAACATCGGGAACCTCGCAGGGGTCCCCTCCATCGTCTACGGGCTGCTCGGGCTCGCACTTTTCATCCGGATCTTCCAGATGCCGACCGGGTCGGTGATCGTCGGCGGACTCGCGGTCGGACTGTTGATCCTGCCCATCGTCATCATCTCCGCCCAGGAGGCGATCCGTTCGGTCCCCGACTCGATGCGGGAGGCCTCCTACGGAATGGGGGCGACGCGCTGGCAGACGGTCAGGAACGTGGTGCTGCCCGAGGCGCTGCCCGGAATCCTGACCGGGACGATCCTGGCCTTTGGACGTGCGATCGGCGAGACGGCACCGCTGCTGATGATCGGGATGGCGGCGTCCGTCAGGCTGCCGCCGAACGGCTTCTTCTCGAAGTCGGGTGCGATGCCCCGGCAGATCTTCACCTGGTCCCGGCAGTTCCAGTCGGAGTTCCTCAACGGCGTGCTGCCGGCCGGTGTCGTGGTGCTGCTGGTCGTGCTGCTCGTGATGAACGGGACGGCGATTATCATCCGCAACAGGTATCAACGGAGGACGTAA
- the pstB gene encoding phosphate ABC transporter ATP-binding protein PstB, giving the protein MTQDNMTDANESPTANTATETPDPSGEPLVDQSIDVEGASGSDRGSGAARTVLEARNLDVYYGDLQALNDISLEIPARQVTAMIGPSGCGKSTFLRSINRMNDLIDAARVEGELLFEGKDVYDDDVDPVSLRRRIGMVFQHPNPFPKSIYDNVAYGLRVQNMEVSDEIVERALRKAALWDEVKDQLDKSALDLSGGQQQRLCIARAIAVDPDVILMDEPASALDPIATSKIEDLIEELAEDYTVVIVTHNMQQAARISDKTAVFLTGGELVEYDDTNKIFENPEHQRVEDYITGKFG; this is encoded by the coding sequence ATGACACAGGACAACATGACAGACGCGAACGAGAGTCCGACGGCGAATACGGCGACCGAGACGCCGGACCCGTCGGGCGAACCGCTCGTAGATCAATCGATCGACGTCGAGGGTGCGAGCGGCTCGGATCGTGGTTCGGGAGCCGCCCGGACGGTCCTCGAAGCGCGAAACCTCGACGTCTATTACGGCGACCTGCAGGCGCTGAACGACATTTCTCTCGAGATTCCCGCCCGGCAGGTCACGGCGATGATCGGCCCCTCGGGCTGTGGGAAGTCGACGTTCCTCCGGTCGATCAACCGCATGAACGACCTCATCGACGCTGCCCGCGTCGAGGGCGAACTGCTGTTCGAGGGCAAGGACGTCTACGACGACGACGTCGACCCGGTTTCGCTCCGGCGGCGCATCGGCATGGTGTTCCAGCACCCCAACCCCTTCCCGAAGAGCATCTACGACAACGTCGCCTACGGGCTCCGCGTCCAGAACATGGAGGTCAGCGACGAGATCGTCGAGCGGGCACTCCGAAAGGCCGCCCTCTGGGACGAGGTCAAAGACCAGCTAGACAAGTCTGCGCTGGACCTCTCGGGCGGCCAGCAACAGCGGCTCTGCATCGCCCGGGCCATCGCCGTCGACCCGGACGTCATCCTGATGGACGAACCGGCCTCCGCGCTCGACCCCATCGCCACCTCGAAGATAGAGGACCTCATCGAGGAACTCGCGGAGGACTACACCGTCGTCATCGTCACCCACAACATGCAGCAAGCGGCCCGCATCTCGGACAAGACGGCCGTCTTCCTCACCGGCGGGGAACTCGTGGAGTACGACGACACGAACAAGATCTTCGAGAACCCGGAACACCAGCGCGTCGAGGACTACATCACCGGGAAGTTCGGATAA
- the phoU gene encoding phosphate signaling complex protein PhoU → MPRKDYQAQLADLEDDVLYMSEVVLERFRMGMDALDRKDDEMAQEVIEGDHEINELYLELEQDCIDLLALQQPVAGDLRFIAASFKIITDLERIGDLATNLGEYTLDAERDVFPDVDVQSIGDEILEMVEDAMDAYAEQDPEACFAIADRDDDVDARCEAASEIVVRDLIETELDERDGLSDDEVETFMNEVSRLLLTIRDLERVGDHAVNIAARTLYMVENDDALIY, encoded by the coding sequence ATGCCACGCAAGGACTATCAGGCGCAACTCGCGGACCTCGAGGACGACGTGCTCTACATGAGCGAGGTCGTCCTCGAACGGTTCCGGATGGGAATGGACGCCCTCGACCGCAAAGACGACGAGATGGCCCAGGAGGTCATCGAGGGCGACCACGAGATCAACGAACTGTACCTCGAACTCGAACAGGACTGCATCGACCTGCTCGCGCTCCAGCAGCCGGTCGCCGGCGACCTGCGCTTCATCGCCGCCTCCTTCAAGATCATCACCGACCTCGAACGGATCGGTGACCTCGCGACCAACCTCGGGGAGTACACGCTGGACGCCGAGCGCGACGTCTTCCCCGACGTCGACGTCCAGTCGATCGGCGACGAGATCCTCGAGATGGTCGAGGACGCGATGGACGCCTACGCCGAGCAGGATCCCGAGGCCTGCTTCGCCATCGCCGACCGGGACGACGACGTCGACGCTCGCTGTGAGGCCGCCTCCGAGATCGTCGTCCGCGACCTCATCGAGACCGAACTCGACGAGCGCGACGGCCTCAGCGACGACGAGGTCGAGACCTTCATGAACGAGGTCTCGAGACTCCTGCTCACCATCCGCGACCTCGAACGCGTCGGCGACCACGCCGTCAACATCGCCGCCCGCACGCTCTACATGGTCGAGAACGACGACGCCCTCATTTACTAG